The following coding sequences are from one Leptospira ellinghausenii window:
- a CDS encoding rhodanese, translating to MRYPKYKLLILFLFAVLSCKGQPEYAFLPQNLKIDLTPFLFRNYTPLELATLSNSDYNQNQSGLITGTKLSRFLSNWSTNKPNYVFGNLIVFQIQSSGSSGRFVFFDGKQTYAYPVSNLNELLTDTRDDGVLSVDGIVGKGKKISDFFAIYGIDPAIDYVVFAQDTSNLSNLSSATFAYYALLYWGFPKERLAVLNGSIADLTASNTLFTTPSYNYANSNRAGLTKTLLRDHTSIQLTIGDLIHSIKNGNSNLEEVDPVPVEGYYLIDGRPNAAFTGTTNSTASGSKYTNCTTKTNASFVSNSCVTTYEGRVKSATNLVPTDLYDGTSFQFKSFLQLGTYLTNTGYIDQKLIYLYGEEGIRTSVVWFVLHQILGKPTRFYEAGWKQFGALGLRSPTSGSSPSAITQPASYWRTDISALADAITSNADANVPNYQLDFTRQFTKSSNKIRSEDKLFLRGSSTSGGTSGGSGAPSGGGGNACGG from the coding sequence ATGCGATATCCAAAATATAAACTACTGATTCTTTTTTTATTTGCTGTTCTAAGTTGCAAAGGCCAACCTGAGTATGCTTTTTTACCTCAGAACCTTAAAATTGACTTAACGCCCTTTCTTTTTAGAAACTATACTCCGTTAGAACTTGCGACTCTTTCCAATTCGGATTACAACCAGAACCAAAGTGGGCTGATTACAGGGACAAAACTTTCGAGGTTTTTATCCAATTGGTCAACAAACAAACCTAATTACGTTTTTGGAAATCTAATAGTATTTCAAATTCAGTCTTCAGGTTCAAGCGGAAGGTTTGTATTTTTTGATGGAAAACAAACATATGCATACCCTGTTTCGAATCTAAACGAATTGTTAACAGATACAAGAGATGATGGTGTTTTATCAGTTGATGGGATTGTAGGCAAAGGTAAAAAAATCTCTGATTTTTTTGCAATTTATGGAATTGATCCGGCGATTGATTATGTTGTATTTGCCCAAGACACTTCAAATTTATCAAATTTATCATCGGCTACTTTTGCCTACTATGCGTTATTGTATTGGGGATTCCCAAAGGAAAGGTTGGCAGTTCTCAATGGATCGATTGCAGATTTAACAGCTTCCAATACTCTTTTTACAACACCTTCATATAATTACGCGAATAGCAATAGAGCTGGTCTTACCAAAACTTTGTTACGTGATCATACATCGATACAACTCACGATTGGAGATCTCATTCACTCCATAAAGAATGGAAATTCTAATCTGGAAGAAGTAGATCCAGTCCCCGTTGAAGGTTATTACTTAATTGATGGCAGACCTAATGCAGCATTTACTGGAACAACTAACTCTACAGCATCAGGTTCAAAATACACAAATTGTACAACCAAAACAAATGCTAGTTTTGTTTCCAATTCCTGTGTAACGACGTATGAAGGGAGAGTGAAATCGGCAACAAATCTGGTTCCAACCGATTTATATGACGGAACTAGTTTTCAATTCAAGTCCTTTTTACAGCTAGGAACTTACTTAACTAACACTGGCTATATTGACCAGAAGTTAATCTATTTGTATGGGGAAGAAGGGATTCGCACTTCGGTTGTATGGTTTGTCTTACACCAGATCCTCGGAAAACCAACACGGTTTTATGAAGCAGGTTGGAAACAATTCGGTGCTTTAGGATTACGTTCACCAACTTCTGGTTCCAGTCCTAGTGCCATTACCCAACCTGCCTCCTATTGGAGGACAGACATTTCTGCACTTGCAGACGCCATTACCTCAAATGCTGACGCCAACGTACCAAATTACCAGTTAGACTTTACCAGACAATTTACAAAATCTTCGAATAAAATCAGATCCGAAGATAAGTTGTTTTTACGGGGAAGTAGTACAAGTGGGGGAACTAGTGGTGGGAGTGGTGCTCCCTCTGGTGGTGGAGGAAATGCTTGCGGTGGATAA
- a CDS encoding cytochrome c family protein encodes MDPKQCARCHEDQWKSWKNSFHAKSIGNGLIWQKQVLDSKEFNNCLNCHSPLLETKVELSGTLRTNEIFQSQKQHFPEGISNPSIQCASCHIRNQTWYGPPRKTLNQNKTEDDFFPHNGFQAKSEFENSLFCKSCHESPKYGVFLNGKQLMEVYKEWENSSFAKQDFQCQNCHMPNREHSWKGIHDPEFVRKSVQPSWKLERISNGEIRIYAELKSIAVGHKFPTYLVPKVYLRFYTIETNGKKTLIEESIIGRLVNTNLSEEYYDTRIAPNDKHTIDFTYKLNNLKIEKIEWETIVDPDEHYVRSFEESLIEKSEFLSKETKKQLELSLSEKRESLYKLFTLSLPMPVLLRQ; translated from the coding sequence ATGGATCCAAAACAATGTGCCCGTTGCCATGAAGACCAGTGGAAATCTTGGAAGAATAGTTTTCATGCGAAGTCCATTGGGAATGGACTGATCTGGCAAAAACAAGTATTAGATTCAAAGGAATTTAACAATTGTTTAAATTGCCATTCCCCTTTATTAGAAACTAAAGTTGAACTTTCCGGAACATTACGTACAAATGAAATCTTCCAATCCCAAAAACAACATTTCCCTGAAGGAATTTCGAATCCATCTATACAATGTGCAAGTTGCCATATCCGAAATCAAACATGGTATGGTCCTCCAAGAAAAACATTAAATCAAAATAAAACTGAAGATGATTTCTTTCCGCATAACGGATTTCAGGCGAAATCAGAATTTGAGAACTCACTTTTTTGTAAATCCTGTCATGAAAGTCCTAAGTATGGAGTGTTTTTGAATGGGAAACAACTGATGGAAGTCTACAAAGAATGGGAGAACTCATCATTTGCCAAACAAGATTTCCAATGCCAAAATTGCCATATGCCCAACAGGGAACATTCTTGGAAAGGAATTCATGATCCAGAATTTGTGAGAAAGTCTGTACAACCTTCTTGGAAACTGGAAAGGATATCCAATGGTGAAATTCGAATCTATGCAGAACTTAAATCTATCGCCGTTGGTCACAAATTCCCAACTTACTTGGTGCCAAAAGTTTATTTACGATTTTATACAATCGAGACAAACGGAAAAAAAACGTTAATCGAAGAATCCATCATTGGAAGGCTTGTCAATACGAATCTTTCAGAAGAATACTATGACACAAGAATAGCACCTAACGATAAACATACGATAGACTTTACATACAAATTGAACAATTTGAAGATAGAAAAAATAGAATGGGAAACTATAGTTGATCCAGATGAACACTATGTTCGCAGTTTTGAAGAAAGTTTAATTGAAAAGAGTGAATTTTTATCCAAGGAAACTAAAAAACAGTTAGAACTTTCTCTTTCCGAAAAAAGAGAAAGTCTATACAAATTGTTTACTTTGAGTTTACCAATGCCTGTTTTACTTCGACAATGA
- a CDS encoding trans-sulfuration enzyme family protein, whose amino-acid sequence MFEHFETEAIRIQTKRTGEKEHSTPLFLTSSFVFDDAEHARALFAEEVTGNQYTRFSNPNTTELIEKLCALEHTEDGIATASGMSAVFTSIFGLVKSGDHIVSARAIFGSTHQIFANILPRFGVTTTYVDMDKPEDWESAIKENTKILYIETPSNPGLDIVDLEWVGTLCKKKKVILIVDNCFCSPYVQRPADFGADIVIHSATKYLDGQGRVIAGVILGKKELIQPIRYMARNTGPSLSPMNAWIISKSLETLAVRMDRHAENAMKLATFLQESADVELVRYPFLPNDPGYAVAKKQMRSGGGIVSFVIKGGVERAKKFLDALKWFSLTANLGDTRTTVTHPTTTTHSKLTEEERLAVGIKPGLIRVSVGLEHIDDIIVEVKQALVNSK is encoded by the coding sequence ATGTTTGAACATTTTGAAACTGAAGCCATCCGCATCCAAACGAAACGTACTGGGGAAAAAGAACATTCGACCCCCTTATTTTTAACATCCAGCTTTGTATTTGATGATGCCGAACATGCGAGGGCACTTTTTGCGGAAGAGGTAACTGGAAACCAATACACTCGGTTTTCCAATCCCAATACAACCGAACTTATCGAAAAATTATGTGCCTTAGAGCACACAGAAGATGGAATCGCCACTGCGTCTGGAATGTCTGCTGTGTTTACCTCTATTTTTGGACTTGTAAAATCAGGGGATCACATAGTATCGGCAAGAGCAATTTTTGGATCTACACATCAAATTTTTGCGAACATCTTACCACGGTTTGGTGTAACGACAACTTATGTTGACATGGATAAACCAGAGGACTGGGAATCGGCCATCAAAGAAAATACCAAGATCCTTTACATTGAAACACCTTCTAATCCAGGGCTTGATATCGTTGACTTGGAATGGGTAGGCACTTTATGCAAAAAGAAAAAAGTCATTCTCATAGTTGACAATTGTTTTTGTTCTCCCTATGTGCAAAGGCCTGCAGACTTCGGAGCAGACATTGTGATCCATTCTGCAACAAAATACTTAGATGGTCAAGGTAGAGTAATTGCTGGTGTGATTTTAGGTAAAAAAGAACTCATCCAACCGATCCGGTATATGGCAAGAAACACTGGTCCTTCACTCTCACCTATGAATGCTTGGATCATATCAAAAAGTTTGGAAACATTGGCAGTTCGAATGGACCGCCATGCGGAAAATGCGATGAAACTTGCCACATTTTTACAAGAATCAGCTGATGTGGAACTAGTAAGGTATCCTTTTTTGCCGAATGACCCAGGTTATGCGGTTGCTAAAAAACAAATGCGATCTGGTGGAGGAATTGTTTCCTTCGTGATAAAAGGTGGAGTCGAAAGGGCTAAAAAATTCTTGGATGCACTCAAATGGTTTTCTTTAACTGCTAATTTGGGAGATACAAGAACCACTGTGACACATCCTACAACAACCACACATTCCAAACTTACGGAAGAGGAAAGGTTGGCAGTGGGGATAAAACCCGGACTCATTCGGGTTTCTGTGGGGCTGGAACACATAGATGACATCATTGTCGAAGTAAAACAGGCATTGGTAAACTCAAAGTAA
- a CDS encoding ABC transporter ATP-binding protein: protein MNLGIEANQIFKSFGEPPQVVLQDVSLQIKEGDFVALTGKSGSGKSTLLYIVSGLDFPTSGDVKLGGNSLLQMDSKALHELRNLSIGFVFQFHYLLPELTGLENITMPARKTGKQKLVEDYALHLMESFSVSHCKDKFPSQMSGGEGQRVAIARALVQKPKFLFADEPTGNLDTANGDKVMEIFKRINKEDGTTILFVTHDPDYAAIARQRIHMVDGKIAEIS, encoded by the coding sequence ATGAATTTGGGTATAGAAGCCAACCAAATTTTTAAATCATTTGGAGAACCCCCTCAAGTTGTCTTACAAGATGTATCTTTACAGATCAAAGAAGGTGATTTTGTTGCCCTCACAGGAAAGTCTGGTTCCGGTAAGTCAACACTTTTGTATATCGTGAGTGGACTTGATTTTCCAACAAGTGGTGATGTGAAACTTGGTGGTAATTCTTTATTGCAAATGGATAGCAAAGCCCTTCATGAGCTTAGAAATCTATCCATTGGATTTGTTTTCCAATTCCATTATTTATTACCAGAATTAACAGGCTTAGAAAATATTACGATGCCCGCTCGTAAAACAGGGAAACAAAAGTTAGTAGAAGACTATGCTCTTCATTTGATGGAAAGTTTTTCCGTTTCCCATTGTAAGGATAAGTTCCCAAGTCAAATGTCAGGTGGTGAAGGGCAAAGGGTAGCGATTGCACGTGCTCTTGTCCAAAAACCAAAGTTTTTGTTTGCCGATGAACCCACTGGAAATTTGGATACAGCTAACGGGGACAAGGTGATGGAGATCTTCAAACGGATCAACAAAGAAGATGGAACTACGATTCTGTTTGTAACGCATGACCCTGATTATGCGGCAATTGCCAGGCAGAGAATCCATATGGTGGATGGAAAAATTGCTGAAATTTCATAG
- a CDS encoding ABC transporter permease has product MLFLAIRQIFSRPQQSILTLIGIVLGTAGYIVFSGIMLGFQAVITDQLVNSDGQIKISPKDELITERTFDDVFFQGKEVRWLSPPSGRTDNSRLTNVLGWMDKLSNDHRVISYAPQLTKEVIFVNGKSTAPARFVGVDPNIQPKVTNLSDYIVEGKLADLSRGTSLAIAGEGVLNKLGAKVDDTIFVYIPGTDLIPIKIVGILSTGNRMIDEVTVYSSLSSVQSITKSSGEISQIIVKIKDIRMAKEIAEDWRYFSKDKVESWDEVNASILQVFRTQDIVRNSTTFTIILVVAFGIYNILNMVVNQKKKEVAILRSIGFDEKDTIQLFIFQGLFLGTLGAILGIFVGILGCYYIDGIPIGDPKQNSKALMKTMMISWDVMIYVKGFSIAVLSASIASYIPARMASRLSPVDIIRGAT; this is encoded by the coding sequence ATGTTATTCCTTGCGATCCGACAAATCTTTTCGAGACCCCAACAATCGATTTTAACGCTAATTGGGATTGTACTTGGGACAGCTGGATATATTGTATTTTCTGGAATTATGCTTGGTTTCCAAGCAGTCATTACTGACCAACTTGTGAATTCTGATGGTCAAATCAAAATTTCTCCGAAAGATGAGCTAATCACCGAACGTACGTTCGATGATGTGTTCTTCCAAGGAAAAGAAGTTAGATGGCTTTCTCCTCCTTCTGGTAGAACCGATAACTCACGATTAACGAATGTTCTTGGGTGGATGGATAAATTGTCCAATGACCATAGGGTGATATCCTATGCTCCTCAACTCACAAAAGAAGTCATTTTTGTGAACGGAAAATCAACGGCTCCTGCTAGGTTTGTGGGTGTGGATCCAAATATCCAACCTAAAGTGACGAATCTCAGTGATTACATTGTCGAAGGAAAATTAGCTGACCTATCACGAGGAACTTCCCTTGCCATTGCGGGTGAAGGGGTTCTGAATAAACTCGGTGCCAAAGTAGATGATACCATTTTTGTATATATCCCAGGAACAGATCTCATCCCGATCAAAATCGTCGGTATATTAAGTACGGGAAATCGTATGATAGATGAAGTGACAGTTTATTCTTCCTTATCCTCTGTTCAAAGTATTACAAAGTCCAGTGGTGAAATTTCACAGATCATTGTCAAAATTAAAGACATTCGTATGGCAAAAGAAATTGCTGAAGACTGGAGATACTTTAGCAAAGATAAGGTTGAAAGTTGGGACGAAGTGAACGCTAGTATCTTACAAGTGTTTCGGACTCAAGATATTGTAAGAAACTCAACAACCTTTACGATCATCCTTGTTGTTGCCTTTGGAATTTATAACATACTCAATATGGTGGTGAACCAAAAAAAGAAGGAAGTTGCGATTTTACGGTCCATTGGTTTCGATGAAAAGGATACAATCCAATTGTTTATTTTTCAAGGACTATTTTTAGGAACATTGGGTGCCATTCTAGGAATTTTTGTAGGTATTCTTGGATGTTATTATATAGATGGAATTCCTATTGGAGATCCAAAACAAAACTCTAAAGCACTCATGAAAACAATGATGATTTCTTGGGATGTGATGATTTATGTAAAAGGTTTTTCAATTGCAGTTCTTAGTGCATCAATTGCCAGTTATATTCCAGCTCGTATGGCAAGTCGTTTGTCTCCAGTTGACATCATCAGAGGTGCTACATGA
- a CDS encoding efflux RND transporter periplasmic adaptor subunit: protein MNRKKLYGFVSFIVIILILILVIVFRGSKSNLLVIKKGSLVEAVYALGTVKPVDSFILKFGIAASVREIYVEEGQSVKKGDPLLVNDSGITFRSPITGTVTKLSIAKNETAMPGLPILEIQNLKEVYISVSLDQESALRVKPGQHAQLSFESIRGNVYKGEVERIYPSNGQFLVRIGPHELPQGILPDMTTDVAIEVSSKDNVILVPLVSVERGKLTRYRNGKREKIEIRIGAINSEFGELIQGDLIEGDEVLVKN, encoded by the coding sequence ATGAATCGTAAAAAACTCTACGGGTTCGTATCCTTCATTGTAATCATTCTAATTTTGATCCTTGTCATTGTCTTTCGGGGTTCGAAGTCCAATTTGCTTGTCATCAAAAAAGGTTCGTTAGTGGAAGCTGTCTATGCACTAGGAACTGTGAAACCGGTTGATAGTTTTATCTTAAAATTTGGAATCGCGGCATCTGTCCGAGAAATTTATGTGGAAGAAGGACAATCAGTCAAAAAGGGAGATCCACTCTTAGTGAATGATTCGGGAATTACCTTCCGTTCCCCGATTACAGGCACTGTTACCAAACTCAGCATTGCCAAAAACGAAACGGCTATGCCTGGGTTACCCATTTTGGAAATCCAAAACCTAAAAGAGGTGTACATCTCTGTTTCCCTCGACCAAGAATCAGCATTACGAGTGAAACCTGGGCAACATGCCCAACTCAGTTTTGAATCCATCCGAGGGAATGTTTATAAAGGGGAAGTAGAACGAATTTATCCATCAAACGGCCAGTTTCTCGTGAGGATAGGACCACATGAATTGCCCCAAGGAATTTTACCTGATATGACAACAGATGTTGCCATTGAAGTTTCTTCCAAAGACAATGTGATCCTTGTACCTTTAGTCTCTGTGGAAAGAGGGAAACTCACACGTTATCGAAATGGGAAACGTGAAAAAATCGAAATTCGAATTGGTGCCATTAATTCAGAGTTTGGTGAACTCATACAAGGGGATTTAATCGAAGGGGATGAGGTCCTAGTCAAAAATTAG
- the mtaB gene encoding tRNA (N(6)-L-threonylcarbamoyladenosine(37)-C(2))-methylthiotransferase MtaB, with protein sequence MKIKFHTLGCRLNFFETDGMYSVLKDKGFTLATADENAEYIVVNTCTVTNKADVKNRNIIRNAIRTNPGAKVYVTGCYAETDKEVLQNIPGVFGVFGNTEKSSLPYQILADWEGKSYSQPPNLDRFSYSDVLPEGHTRAYLKIQDGCNRKCSYCKIPAARGLGVSRNYGDIIDQVKYLQDNGVGEIQLTGVNLGWYRLENGEKGFLNLVEDILKVLEYSRIRLSSIEPPDVGSGLLDLMQHPRFCKFLHVPIQSGSRKILKDMRRTYHPDAFRTRIELAKSKLPNLFLGTDVIVGFPSETEVEFRETKRLLVELGFAKLHVFPYSVRKGTSAESLGDPIPGDEKKRRVLDLMALSSQLHEVYAKSAIGKTFEAILENDGRLVTDHYLKGRLPETFPIDTLQKGQFVDVRCEEYFPAKDKEGEFLFTFAR encoded by the coding sequence GTGAAAATTAAGTTCCATACACTCGGTTGCCGTCTCAATTTTTTTGAGACAGATGGAATGTACTCCGTCCTAAAAGACAAAGGGTTTACCCTCGCTACAGCAGATGAAAACGCAGAGTACATCGTTGTAAACACATGTACCGTAACAAACAAAGCTGATGTCAAAAATCGAAACATCATCCGTAATGCCATTCGCACAAATCCTGGTGCAAAAGTATATGTGACTGGCTGTTATGCGGAGACCGACAAAGAAGTTTTACAAAATATCCCTGGGGTGTTTGGAGTTTTTGGGAATACCGAAAAAAGCAGTTTGCCTTACCAAATCTTAGCAGATTGGGAAGGCAAATCCTACTCACAACCACCTAACTTAGATCGTTTTTCTTACTCAGACGTATTACCGGAAGGACATACTAGAGCCTATCTAAAAATCCAAGATGGTTGTAATCGAAAGTGTTCTTATTGCAAAATTCCTGCGGCAAGAGGACTTGGGGTCAGTCGAAACTACGGGGACATTATAGACCAAGTTAAATACTTACAAGACAATGGAGTGGGTGAAATTCAATTAACGGGCGTTAATTTGGGTTGGTACCGATTGGAAAACGGAGAAAAAGGGTTTCTGAACTTAGTGGAAGATATCTTAAAAGTATTAGAATACTCAAGGATTCGTTTGTCCTCCATTGAGCCTCCTGATGTTGGCTCTGGGTTACTTGATTTAATGCAACACCCAAGGTTTTGTAAATTTTTACATGTTCCCATCCAAAGTGGTAGTCGAAAAATCTTAAAAGATATGCGACGAACCTACCACCCTGATGCGTTTCGTACACGTATTGAACTTGCAAAATCAAAACTACCCAATTTGTTTTTAGGAACAGATGTGATTGTAGGTTTCCCTTCAGAAACAGAAGTGGAATTCCGAGAAACCAAGCGATTGTTAGTTGAGCTTGGGTTTGCCAAATTACACGTATTCCCGTATTCTGTTCGCAAAGGAACCTCCGCCGAAAGTTTGGGTGATCCTATCCCTGGGGATGAAAAAAAACGCAGAGTATTAGATCTTATGGCGCTCAGCTCCCAACTACACGAAGTTTATGCAAAATCTGCCATCGGGAAAACCTTTGAAGCCATATTGGAAAACGATGGAAGGCTTGTGACGGATCATTATTTAAAAGGACGTCTTCCTGAAACATTCCCTATTGATACCTTACAAAAAGGGCAGTTTGTTGATGTTAGGTGCGAAGAATATTTCCCCGCCAAAGACAAAGAAGGTGAATTTCTCTTTACCTTTGCTCGTTAA
- a CDS encoding tetratricopeptide repeat protein, which translates to MKHFFHITAVICLLVSTLYAQEKEQVGSAYFQAVDEYKTKNYSKSIELVKSLLADGKSSYEFFALLAYNYDKLNDFDNSYKNMLEARKRKPDDEDLLQGSLAILTRHKKWKPAIELAEKAIPMYPQNPEIRYYYALALSEKGASKTALSQIEKAKAGSPSDVRMLELEGKIYYQLKNYDKADMSLRWASSINQNSAEIWNNLALVQESLYRTNKKLGKKNQANTFLEEAKTCIEKASSLNGESNTIKENSKRITALAAL; encoded by the coding sequence ATGAAACATTTTTTTCACATCACTGCTGTTATTTGTCTACTTGTATCCACATTGTATGCGCAAGAGAAGGAACAAGTTGGTTCTGCTTATTTCCAAGCGGTGGATGAATACAAAACTAAAAACTATTCTAAATCAATCGAACTCGTAAAAAGCCTACTTGCGGATGGTAAGTCATCTTACGAATTTTTTGCCTTACTTGCTTACAATTATGATAAGTTAAACGACTTTGATAATTCCTACAAAAATATGTTGGAAGCAAGAAAACGAAAACCAGATGATGAAGACCTCCTCCAAGGAAGCCTTGCCATATTAACTCGACACAAAAAATGGAAACCTGCGATTGAGTTGGCTGAAAAAGCCATCCCCATGTACCCACAAAATCCAGAGATTCGTTATTATTATGCATTGGCACTCTCTGAAAAGGGAGCTTCCAAAACTGCTCTTTCCCAAATTGAAAAAGCAAAAGCCGGAAGTCCGAGTGATGTTCGTATGTTAGAGTTAGAAGGTAAAATTTATTACCAATTAAAAAATTATGACAAGGCTGATATGAGTTTACGTTGGGCATCTAGTATCAACCAAAACTCTGCAGAAATTTGGAATAACCTAGCACTCGTTCAAGAATCACTATATAGAACGAATAAAAAATTGGGCAAAAAAAATCAGGCCAATACCTTTTTGGAAGAAGCCAAAACATGTATCGAAAAGGCATCCTCTCTCAATGGAGAAAGTAATACCATTAAAGAAAATTCGAAAAGGATTACCGCACTCGCAGCCCTGTGA